One genomic region from Yersinia canariae encodes:
- a CDS encoding tyrosine-type recombinase/integrase yields MLTDTQCRTAKPKEKLYRLNDFNGLYLEVKPNGKKAWRYRFKLNGKSSMFALGEYPTVKLVEAREKCEQARKQVAEGINPAQARQLDKIRKVNDASNTFELIAKEWLQMKDWADITKTRRLDMLERVVFPAIGKLPVKEITPHHILKILQETANRGAPTVAAEARRSISSIFELAVATLRADSDPVWPVRKALPANKTQHKQALNPQQIGKLLSCFDNSRGSYQVNYCMWLMWWTLARPAEVTEAEWSEFDLDKALWVIPATRMKARREHVIPLSSQAVKMLRTLQGFIGHRQHLFPGRDNPRGPMTTHSLRQLLKSLGWSGTFSPHATRTTGSTRLNEMGYRPDAIEAQLAHADTNNVRRTYNHATYLEERKIMMQEWADNLDVWIHNVVGI; encoded by the coding sequence ATGCTCACAGATACACAATGCCGCACTGCTAAGCCAAAAGAAAAGCTTTACCGGCTCAATGACTTCAATGGCCTGTACCTCGAAGTCAAACCCAATGGCAAGAAAGCGTGGCGTTATCGTTTCAAGCTTAACGGTAAATCCAGCATGTTTGCGCTGGGTGAGTATCCGACAGTGAAGCTGGTCGAAGCACGAGAAAAGTGCGAGCAAGCACGTAAGCAAGTTGCAGAAGGAATAAATCCAGCGCAAGCGCGTCAATTAGATAAAATCCGCAAAGTCAACGATGCATCCAATACCTTTGAGCTTATCGCCAAAGAGTGGTTACAGATGAAGGACTGGGCAGACATCACCAAAACACGACGCCTTGATATGCTTGAGCGTGTTGTATTCCCGGCAATTGGTAAGCTCCCTGTTAAAGAGATCACCCCGCACCACATTTTAAAAATACTCCAGGAAACAGCTAACCGCGGAGCCCCTACAGTTGCAGCAGAAGCCAGACGTAGTATCTCATCTATATTTGAGCTAGCGGTGGCGACCCTCAGAGCTGATAGCGACCCTGTTTGGCCTGTACGCAAGGCGCTTCCGGCGAATAAGACACAGCACAAACAAGCATTGAATCCACAGCAAATCGGGAAGCTATTAAGCTGTTTTGACAACAGTCGCGGCTCATACCAAGTTAACTATTGCATGTGGCTAATGTGGTGGACATTGGCTCGCCCGGCTGAAGTTACCGAAGCAGAATGGTCAGAATTCGATCTTGATAAAGCGTTGTGGGTCATTCCGGCAACGCGAATGAAAGCTCGCAGAGAACACGTTATTCCCCTTTCCTCCCAAGCCGTCAAAATGCTCAGAACGCTACAAGGATTTATCGGGCATCGACAGCATCTATTTCCAGGCCGGGATAACCCACGTGGCCCAATGACAACCCACTCTCTGCGCCAGCTTCTCAAAAGCCTTGGCTGGAGCGGTACTTTCAGCCCACATGCGACCAGAACAACTGGTAGCACTCGCTTAAATGAAATGGGTTACAGGCCTGATGCTATCGAAGCCCAGCTAGCGCATGCTGATACGAATAATGTTCGCCGCACGTATAATCATGCGACTTATCTTGAAGAACGGAAGATTATGATGCAGGAGTGGGCTGATAATCTTGATGTCTGGATACACAATGTCGTTGGGATTTAA
- a CDS encoding alpha/beta fold hydrolase — translation MQSLFSAIAGACVRWHNLPGQGIPIVFIHGLGCASSYEYPRIVADPEFGGRRAILIDLPGYGFSDKPRDYDYSITHQAGVVIEVINSLNLPRCHIYGHSMGGSIAIEVAARLGERIGKLVVSEPNFHAGGGLYSRLLVEKPEAEFISQEYDNMLVNHTSPWKGSAQNAAPWAMWRGAKSLIEGASPSWMETFLNLTCSRTLIFGEQSLPDSDFQYVSHKGIAIATVPHAGHSMSWENPSALATVLHHAFSQEYSR, via the coding sequence ATGCAGAGTTTGTTTTCGGCAATAGCAGGTGCTTGTGTGCGTTGGCATAATTTGCCGGGTCAAGGTATCCCCATTGTATTTATTCACGGACTTGGGTGCGCTTCTTCTTATGAATATCCACGAATTGTGGCTGACCCAGAATTTGGGGGGAGACGTGCCATACTGATTGACCTTCCTGGATATGGCTTTAGTGATAAACCTCGTGATTATGATTACAGCATTACTCATCAGGCAGGGGTTGTCATCGAAGTGATAAACTCATTAAATCTCCCACGTTGCCATATCTATGGTCACAGCATGGGTGGAAGTATTGCGATTGAAGTGGCAGCACGATTAGGCGAGCGAATAGGTAAACTTGTGGTTTCAGAACCTAACTTTCACGCCGGTGGCGGTTTATACAGCCGCCTTCTGGTGGAAAAACCGGAGGCTGAATTTATCTCGCAAGAATACGACAATATGCTGGTAAACCACACATCTCCTTGGAAGGGTTCGGCCCAAAATGCTGCGCCCTGGGCAATGTGGCGGGGGGCTAAAAGCCTGATAGAAGGAGCTTCACCATCATGGATGGAGACTTTCCTCAATCTAACCTGTTCACGCACATTGATTTTTGGTGAGCAATCATTACCTGACAGTGACTTTCAGTATGTCAGCCATAAAGGCATAGCTATAGCGACAGTGCCACATGCAGGACACTCTATGTCATGGGAAAACCCGTCGGCACTGGCCACTGTGTTACACCACGCATTTAGTCAGGAATACTCCAGGTGA
- a CDS encoding LysR family transcriptional regulator, producing the protein MDITDFRTVIALAETGSITATAKLLCRVPSAITSRVQNLESQLGTVLFVRSNRRFILTAEGRALYDNALKIIELVTTAEQQATRPQPGGLFKLGALDSMAATRLPIPLAHLYRQYQSMSVELVTGISRTLFDAVLNHELDAAFIADVPVDDRLERMTVYTEELVIIAAANFPPIKSPHDLAHTTLLVFRDGCSYRDRFTTWFRQADLRPDRLAEMSSYHAILGAVSAGMGAGIIPKPILDTFPSRELITIHPFESKNSQVTTELIWRKKGMTANIRALIDILSSITV; encoded by the coding sequence TTGGATATTACAGACTTCCGTACTGTTATTGCGTTGGCAGAAACTGGTAGCATCACCGCTACAGCAAAATTGTTATGTCGCGTGCCTTCTGCAATTACGTCAAGAGTCCAGAACCTAGAGAGTCAGCTCGGGACAGTGCTATTCGTAAGGTCTAATCGCAGATTTATTCTGACCGCTGAAGGTCGGGCTCTTTATGACAACGCGCTAAAAATTATCGAGTTAGTTACAACCGCTGAGCAGCAGGCTACAAGGCCGCAACCAGGTGGACTATTCAAATTGGGTGCCCTAGACAGCATGGCCGCAACACGTCTTCCCATACCGCTGGCACACCTATATCGACAGTATCAATCGATGTCAGTAGAACTGGTAACAGGAATTAGTCGGACCCTTTTTGACGCCGTACTCAACCACGAACTTGATGCTGCATTCATTGCTGATGTGCCAGTTGATGACAGACTGGAGCGTATGACTGTTTACACTGAAGAGTTAGTTATCATTGCCGCAGCTAATTTTCCACCGATCAAGTCTCCCCATGACCTGGCCCATACGACGCTGCTTGTCTTCCGAGATGGGTGCTCCTATCGAGATCGGTTTACAACCTGGTTCAGACAGGCTGATCTCAGACCTGACCGGCTGGCTGAGATGTCATCCTACCATGCCATTCTCGGCGCTGTGAGTGCCGGAATGGGCGCAGGAATTATACCGAAGCCGATTCTCGATACCTTCCCATCAAGAGAACTCATTACGATCCATCCATTTGAAAGCAAAAATAGTCAGGTTACAACTGAATTGATATGGCGTAAGAAGGGGATGACGGCCAATATACGCGCCCTGATTGATATTCTTTCTTCAATTACTGTGTGA
- a CDS encoding aspartate/glutamate racemase family protein, protein MKKLGLIGGTGPESTLLYYRKFVYEANKRAGDTFFPNLTIESINVYDVLAMCSRKDYKELTNYLTKAVNCLVAAGAEVVALTGNTPHIVFNELQACTSIPLVSIIDATCAEAQTQGLKKLGLLGTRFTMEAGFFKRPFIEVGIEVVIPNADEIDYIADKIHDELERGIIDPLTRDKFISVIKRMYQNDGIEAIILGCTELPLLFAGIELPVKALDTVDIHIEALFKTLN, encoded by the coding sequence ATGAAAAAGCTCGGACTAATCGGTGGTACAGGTCCTGAATCCACACTGCTCTATTATCGTAAATTTGTGTATGAGGCCAATAAGCGAGCCGGCGATACTTTTTTCCCTAACCTAACCATTGAAAGCATTAACGTATATGACGTGCTGGCCATGTGTAGCCGGAAAGATTATAAGGAGCTGACGAATTATCTGACAAAAGCAGTCAATTGCCTGGTGGCTGCTGGAGCAGAAGTCGTCGCATTGACTGGCAACACGCCACATATCGTCTTCAATGAACTTCAGGCGTGTACCTCGATCCCACTTGTCAGCATCATCGACGCAACATGCGCTGAGGCGCAAACTCAGGGACTGAAAAAACTCGGACTATTGGGAACGCGTTTTACGATGGAGGCTGGTTTCTTTAAAAGGCCTTTTATCGAAGTCGGTATCGAGGTGGTAATCCCGAATGCTGATGAAATTGATTACATTGCAGATAAAATCCACGATGAGCTCGAAAGAGGGATTATAGACCCACTGACTCGAGACAAATTTATCTCCGTCATTAAACGGATGTATCAGAATGACGGTATCGAGGCCATTATTCTTGGATGTACAGAGCTTCCGCTTCTGTTTGCTGGTATAGAGTTACCAGTAAAAGCGCTGGATACGGTTGATATCCACATTGAGGCTCTGTTTAAAACCCTTAACTAA
- a CDS encoding site-specific integrase has translation MNKSPWNKDRIIGQKRPLQISHVWGIRIRLELEGKTRDLALFNMALDSKLRGCDLVKLKVSDVAYGSSISSRATVLQQKTGSPVQFEITKGTRETVAALIKLGNLHSKDYLFQSRVGSCQHISTRQYSRIFHGWVEKLGLEASLYSTHSMRRTKPYLIYKKTKNLRVIQLLLGHKKLESTVRYLGIEVDDALEISESIEV, from the coding sequence ATGAACAAGTCACCATGGAATAAAGACCGTATCATCGGCCAAAAAAGACCACTTCAGATATCTCATGTCTGGGGGATCCGAATCCGGCTTGAACTGGAAGGCAAAACGCGTGATTTAGCTCTGTTCAATATGGCCCTGGACAGTAAGCTACGAGGCTGTGATCTGGTCAAACTCAAAGTATCTGATGTTGCATATGGGAGCTCTATTTCAAGCAGAGCAACGGTGTTGCAACAGAAAACCGGTAGCCCTGTGCAATTTGAGATAACCAAAGGGACAAGAGAAACTGTTGCAGCATTGATTAAGCTGGGCAATTTGCACAGTAAAGACTACTTGTTCCAATCACGGGTCGGTTCTTGCCAGCATATCTCAACCCGACAATACAGCCGTATTTTTCATGGGTGGGTAGAAAAGCTTGGTCTCGAAGCTTCGCTTTACAGCACACATTCCATGAGAAGAACGAAACCTTACCTCATATACAAGAAAACCAAGAATCTCCGGGTAATCCAACTTCTGTTGGGCCATAAGAAACTGGAAAGCACAGTCCGTTATCTGGGCATTGAAGTCGATGATGCGTTAGAGATCTCTGAATCGATTGAAGTCTAA
- a CDS encoding DUF6500 family protein has product MRAEMKEKIIRTCEAKIAAKGGNVGLSFYAFFANKNDDPELLMEVAHWWIMEMKLDHFEKAEKIKSLVLAI; this is encoded by the coding sequence ATGCGTGCAGAAATGAAGGAAAAAATCATCAGGACGTGTGAGGCTAAAATCGCGGCCAAGGGCGGTAACGTAGGTCTGTCTTTCTATGCTTTTTTTGCCAATAAAAATGATGATCCGGAACTACTCATGGAGGTTGCGCATTGGTGGATTATGGAGATGAAGCTGGATCACTTTGAAAAGGCTGAAAAGATAAAATCCCTCGTTCTAGCCATATAG
- a CDS encoding DUF3916 domain-containing protein, translated as MSRRLCRDNRTKIRNIPRRIKSLNRWSETFHNPVRAVFPEDQHYWNYKIPVEINLVQGKYSKQKVKAECAQAMINACSNLMLATADCDDIPRITAVICLPDMFTSEVCLFRSEEYFQSFITEGSSENGSSVLLRERSLAREWGLILPDGVQELGITLDYYSGDDPDEWFSGERWYYGQL; from the coding sequence ATGAGCAGGCGATTATGTAGGGATAACCGCACCAAAATACGAAACATTCCCCGTCGTATAAAATCACTTAACCGTTGGTCTGAAACTTTTCATAACCCAGTTCGTGCCGTTTTTCCGGAAGATCAACATTACTGGAATTACAAGATACCTGTAGAAATTAATCTTGTTCAAGGAAAATACAGCAAGCAGAAAGTTAAGGCCGAGTGTGCGCAAGCCATGATCAATGCCTGTTCCAACTTGATGCTCGCCACAGCAGATTGCGATGATATCCCTCGAATTACTGCCGTAATTTGCCTCCCGGATATGTTTACAAGTGAGGTCTGTTTATTTCGTTCAGAGGAATACTTTCAAAGCTTCATTACAGAGGGAAGTTCTGAAAATGGTTCATCGGTACTCCTCAGGGAACGAAGCCTTGCCCGGGAGTGGGGGCTTATTCTTCCAGATGGGGTTCAGGAATTAGGTATTACACTTGACTACTATAGTGGTGACGACCCGGATGAGTGGTTTTCAGGCGAACGCTGGTATTATGGGCAATTATAG
- a CDS encoding GNAT family N-acetyltransferase: protein MIVTTTPRLTIRTFNDKDAFALFDYLSSPRAPCFQDEKLSSLAEAKEEVNKRAHDASQFAVCFKESDELIGHLFAENSNEPDRNTWSVGWHFNQRYEGQGFATESVAALFNYLFTEKEARRLYAYVEDYNRASQRLCARLHMRQEGCFMEFVSFAMEDGEEKYDSTLVYALLKKEWQAMI, encoded by the coding sequence ATGATCGTAACCACGACTCCGCGACTTACCATTCGCACATTCAACGATAAAGACGCGTTCGCGCTTTTCGACTATCTGTCTTCGCCCCGCGCACCCTGTTTTCAGGATGAGAAACTCAGTTCATTAGCAGAGGCAAAAGAAGAAGTTAATAAACGAGCTCACGATGCCAGTCAGTTCGCAGTATGTTTTAAGGAGAGTGACGAGCTTATTGGCCATCTATTTGCCGAGAACAGTAACGAGCCAGACCGGAACACCTGGAGCGTGGGCTGGCACTTCAACCAGCGTTATGAAGGCCAGGGTTTTGCCACAGAATCTGTAGCTGCGCTGTTTAATTATTTGTTTACTGAAAAAGAAGCCAGACGCCTGTATGCCTATGTTGAAGACTACAACCGGGCGTCGCAGAGACTTTGCGCCCGTCTTCATATGCGTCAGGAAGGCTGCTTCATGGAGTTTGTCTCGTTTGCAATGGAAGATGGTGAGGAAAAGTATGACAGTACCCTCGTCTACGCCCTGCTTAAAAAAGAGTGGCAGGCTATGATATAG
- a CDS encoding IS3-like element ISSen4 family transposase (programmed frameshift), giving the protein MKKRFSDEQIISILREAEAGVPARELCRKHAISDATFYTWRKKYGGMEVPEVKRLKSLEEENARLKKLLAEAMLDKEALQVALGRKLLTTDQKREAVMLMCDATGLSQRRACRLTGLSLSTCRYEAHRPAADAHLSGRITELALERRRFGYRRIWQLLRREGLHVNHKRVYRLYHLSGLGVKRRRRRKGLATERLPLLRPAAPNLTWSMDFVMDALSTGRRIKCLTCVDDFTKECLTVTVAFGISGVQVTRILDSIALFRGYPATIRTDQGPEFTCRALDQWAFEHGVELRLIQPGKPTQNGFIESFNGRFRDECLNEHWFSDIVHARKIINDWRQDYNECRPHSTLNYQTPSEFAAGWRKGHSENEDSDVTN; this is encoded by the exons ATGAAGAAGCGTTTTTCCGACGAACAGATCATCAGTATTCTCCGCGAAGCCGAAGCTGGGGTACCCGCCCGTGAACTCTGCCGCAAGCATGCCATTTCCGATGCCACGTTTTACACCTGGCGTAAGAAGTATGGCGGTATGGAGGTGCCTGAAGTTAAGCGCCTGAAGTCGCTTGAGGAAGAGAACGCCAGACTCAAGAAGCTGCTTGCCGAAGCCATGCTGGATAAAGAGGCGCTTCAGGTGGCTCTTGGGCGAAAGT TACTGACGACAGACCAGAAGCGGGAAGCCGTGATGTTGATGTGTGATGCGACCGGTCTGTCGCAACGTCGTGCCTGCAGGCTTACAGGTTTATCCCTGTCGACCTGCCGCTATGAGGCTCACCGTCCGGCTGCTGATGCGCATTTATCAGGGCGCATCACTGAGCTGGCACTGGAGCGCAGGCGTTTTGGCTACCGTCGTATTTGGCAGTTGCTGCGCCGTGAAGGGCTTCATGTTAATCATAAGCGCGTGTACCGGCTTTATCACCTCAGTGGCCTGGGCGTAAAACGCAGAAGACGTCGTAAAGGGCTGGCAACAGAACGTCTGCCGCTGCTCCGTCCGGCGGCGCCCAATCTGACCTGGTCGATGGATTTCGTCATGGACGCACTTTCCACCGGTCGCAGGATCAAGTGTCTTACCTGCGTCGATGATTTCACAAAGGAATGCCTGACGGTCACTGTTGCCTTTGGGATTTCAGGCGTTCAGGTCACGCGTATTCTGGACAGCATTGCACTGTTTCGAGGCTATCCGGCGACGATAAGAACTGACCAGGGGCCGGAGTTCACTTGCCGTGCACTGGATCAATGGGCCTTTGAGCATGGTGTTGAGTTGCGCTTAATCCAGCCGGGCAAGCCAACGCAGAACGGATTTATTGAGAGCTTTAACGGACGATTTCGCGATGAATGTTTGAATGAGCACTGGTTCAGCGATATCGTTCATGCCAGGAAAATTATTAATGACTGGCGGCAGGATTATAACGAATGCCGCCCGCACTCCACGCTGAATTATCAGACACCGTCTGAATTTGCAGCGGGCTGGAGAAAGGGTCATTCTGAGAATGAAGATTCCGACGTTACTAACTGA
- a CDS encoding restriction endonuclease, with translation MIYQCYSCSKTTFETNCPWCSPDVSGTFRQMTPLDPSYYPDFQYQSKGIIKDLFGKKKEQSQLNQLLENVLVKYATLKDPYFTNFIHTSRFSYDHQTSSSNTNSENNSDYSENILFQEVLIRKGFNELEQLPSLLDKLLLTTSFNSIYSGFAREVKRHIKPTLTETLKSWIEEAGTTYRADLSLFLYYLWSNEIHYPAITYNEQAETTPGTPLLSFDTVDKFLSICENIYFDILVDRLATRLEHFNPNKFVTMYLVDAMDGFQFEAFLVEIFQTIGYDVKETKKTQDQGADLFVTRFGKNMVIQAKNYSGSVGNSAVQQAISAKTFYGCDEAMVVTNSYFTRSAKELADSAMVRLIDRKELQNYLDDYNQKIIEDFQSES, from the coding sequence ATGATTTATCAATGCTACTCTTGTTCTAAAACAACCTTCGAAACAAACTGTCCGTGGTGCTCTCCAGATGTATCTGGAACATTTCGGCAAATGACGCCATTAGATCCATCCTATTACCCTGATTTCCAATACCAGTCTAAAGGCATCATAAAGGATTTATTTGGTAAGAAGAAAGAGCAGTCTCAACTCAACCAGTTACTTGAAAACGTCCTTGTGAAATATGCCACTCTGAAAGATCCTTATTTTACCAATTTCATCCATACATCACGATTTTCATATGACCACCAAACTAGCAGTAGTAATACAAACAGTGAAAACAATAGTGATTATTCAGAGAATATATTATTTCAAGAGGTGTTGATTAGAAAGGGTTTTAATGAGTTGGAGCAGTTACCATCATTATTAGATAAGCTATTGCTAACAACTTCTTTCAACTCTATTTATTCGGGGTTTGCAAGGGAAGTCAAGCGTCATATCAAACCAACACTTACCGAAACATTAAAATCATGGATAGAAGAAGCTGGCACAACCTATCGTGCAGATCTTTCTTTATTCCTGTATTACCTGTGGAGTAATGAAATCCATTATCCTGCTATAACCTATAACGAACAAGCAGAAACAACACCAGGTACACCTTTATTATCATTTGATACTGTCGATAAGTTTTTGTCCATCTGCGAGAATATCTATTTTGATATTTTGGTCGACAGGCTTGCCACCCGCCTTGAACATTTCAACCCAAACAAATTTGTCACAATGTATCTTGTCGATGCAATGGATGGCTTCCAGTTTGAGGCCTTTTTAGTTGAAATATTCCAGACTATAGGATACGACGTTAAAGAAACAAAGAAAACTCAGGATCAGGGTGCTGATTTATTCGTTACCCGGTTCGGAAAGAATATGGTAATACAAGCAAAGAATTATTCCGGCTCGGTAGGTAATTCAGCAGTACAGCAGGCAATTTCAGCAAAAACATTCTATGGATGCGATGAAGCAATGGTTGTGACAAATTCTTATTTCACCCGTTCCGCTAAGGAATTAGCAGATTCTGCGATGGTCCGTTTAATTGACCGAAAAGAACTTCAAAACTATTTGGATGATTATAACCAGAAAATAATTGAAGACTTTCAATCAGAATCCTGA
- a CDS encoding DUF927 domain-containing protein, which yields MKEYKEKPSDNEEKLLVTLLARTKISESCPVAYRLIKITDSEGDESSCVLLPAVALVTVLELKKNLLKFGHNPNVSKEYWARAHQEIIKETDNAITLRYKPGFYDDVYLRANNTTIGKVKGDKPILHPSAKNHLPVEEKWETLKLWKMNVAPYALYSSRIMLALCCGFSGFILKLSGMEGGGFHLWGMSSIGKTSSAYMLASLAGSPKEVIILWNNTDKGLEEIAVAHNDSYLVLDESKLLDKDVLAAAKIMQNRVYTLSGGKGKTRSAMFDNKVAEWQVSIFSTGESSLQQLAVSGKMERLEGENVRVIDIHADAGYGMGIFESLPEDVNSSNELVHAIKEATHRYYGSAKPAFLKRLVADIQDDSESVKRKLEKGIEFFLDKHKVDRNSGIQVRIAKRFAIVYVAGCMASKYGVLPFKKQDIMKGVSACYLDSLKEVLTEPEVTYSPLDSSLDAIINLCKSDGVLNLIGNKRVTQKAIKKALVIIHKVKGRAVYAVDKDLVHNYLPKNQRKGVLTSLTKQGVLLSDVQKEYSTIQIVYKRHPVGRRYCFICNKFDKLMKE from the coding sequence ATGAAAGAATATAAAGAAAAACCAAGTGACAATGAAGAAAAGTTACTTGTTACATTGTTAGCACGTACTAAAATTTCCGAATCATGTCCGGTTGCATACCGGCTCATTAAAATCACAGATTCTGAAGGAGATGAGTCGAGCTGCGTGCTTTTACCTGCTGTGGCGCTTGTGACTGTATTAGAATTAAAAAAGAACTTATTAAAATTCGGTCATAACCCAAATGTCAGTAAAGAATATTGGGCTCGTGCGCATCAAGAAATTATTAAGGAAACAGATAATGCAATCACATTGCGTTATAAACCTGGTTTCTATGATGATGTTTATTTGCGTGCTAATAATACGACCATTGGTAAAGTTAAAGGAGATAAGCCAATACTGCATCCCAGCGCAAAAAATCATTTACCTGTAGAGGAAAAATGGGAAACATTAAAGTTATGGAAAATGAATGTCGCTCCATATGCGCTATACAGCTCGCGCATTATGTTGGCTCTGTGCTGCGGTTTCTCTGGTTTTATTCTTAAGCTTTCAGGTATGGAAGGGGGCGGGTTCCATTTATGGGGAATGAGCAGCATCGGGAAAACTTCCAGTGCGTACATGCTAGCTTCATTAGCAGGATCGCCTAAAGAAGTTATCATCCTCTGGAACAATACGGATAAAGGGCTTGAGGAGATTGCCGTTGCCCATAACGACAGTTATCTGGTTCTTGATGAGTCGAAGCTGTTAGATAAAGACGTACTGGCAGCCGCTAAAATTATGCAGAACCGTGTGTATACGCTATCGGGTGGGAAAGGGAAAACGCGTTCGGCTATGTTCGACAATAAAGTTGCTGAATGGCAAGTAAGTATTTTCAGTACGGGTGAGAGCAGTCTCCAGCAACTGGCTGTTTCGGGGAAAATGGAGCGTCTTGAAGGCGAAAATGTGCGTGTCATCGACATTCATGCCGATGCTGGTTACGGGATGGGGATCTTCGAATCACTGCCTGAAGATGTTAACTCCAGCAACGAACTGGTACATGCTATCAAAGAGGCAACTCACCGCTATTATGGCAGTGCCAAACCTGCTTTTTTGAAGCGCTTGGTGGCTGATATTCAGGATGACAGCGAAAGTGTGAAACGGAAGCTTGAAAAAGGGATTGAGTTCTTTCTGGATAAGCACAAGGTAGATCGTAACTCCGGTATTCAGGTTCGTATCGCCAAACGTTTTGCCATCGTCTATGTTGCAGGTTGCATGGCTTCTAAATATGGTGTTTTGCCGTTCAAAAAGCAGGACATCATGAAGGGGGTCTCGGCATGCTATTTGGACTCTCTTAAGGAAGTTTTAACGGAACCTGAAGTAACGTATTCGCCACTGGATAGCTCGCTTGATGCAATCATTAATCTTTGCAAAAGCGACGGAGTTTTAAATCTGATTGGGAATAAACGTGTAACTCAAAAGGCGATTAAAAAGGCACTGGTTATTATCCATAAAGTTAAAGGGCGTGCAGTCTATGCGGTTGATAAAGATCTGGTCCACAATTATTTGCCAAAAAACCAACGCAAAGGGGTATTAACTTCACTGACAAAACAAGGTGTATTACTATCTGATGTTCAAAAGGAGTACAGTACCATCCAAATTGTTTACAAGCGTCATCCGGTTGGTCGTCGCTATTGTTTTATCTGCAACAAATTCGATAAGCTTATGAAAGAGTAG
- a CDS encoding helix-turn-helix transcriptional regulator translates to MKESKLIKIQEVLRRCAISRSTIYRLIANKKFPNQVSVTGNRSVAWRDEDIQRWIEERPTMGQ, encoded by the coding sequence ATGAAAGAGAGCAAGTTAATTAAGATTCAGGAAGTATTAAGGCGTTGTGCCATTAGTCGTTCAACGATATATCGTCTGATTGCCAATAAAAAATTTCCAAACCAAGTTTCTGTAACTGGAAATCGTTCCGTTGCTTGGCGAGATGAGGATATTCAGCGTTGGATTGAGGAACGTCCAACCATGGGTCAATAA
- a CDS encoding tyrosine-type recombinase/integrase yields MSKLKLAVSSQTTTVFDAYINSLAVSGRGGITSLLNHSARILNKRSTAQTYPWELLDFGKVAKIRMTMLDEGYAVSTVNMALSALRAIAKTAFNFDQMNVDVLLRINAVVRVKGDTTRKGRALSRQEIRQLLKAAKSHHEPARRCRDAAILLTLCGAGLRVGEQVKLQQDDYVDGVLVVRQGKGRKYREIHVAPAVDKALTAWLVMRGEGDALFTKIYRSGLAASTALTTAGVTAILEQLRITASVAEFTPHDLRRTFITQLLEQGTDINTVRQLAGHSDISTTARYDHRDDEAKVMAAQRLKCW; encoded by the coding sequence ATGTCGAAGCTTAAGCTGGCGGTATCATCACAAACAACCACGGTGTTTGACGCCTATATCAATAGTCTTGCCGTATCGGGGCGTGGCGGTATCACCAGCTTGCTGAATCACTCCGCCCGCATACTCAACAAGCGTTCTACTGCGCAGACCTACCCCTGGGAGCTCTTGGACTTTGGGAAAGTGGCAAAAATACGCATGACCATGCTGGATGAAGGATATGCCGTTTCTACCGTGAATATGGCGCTGTCCGCGCTACGGGCGATTGCCAAAACCGCTTTTAATTTTGACCAGATGAATGTGGACGTGCTTTTACGCATCAACGCTGTCGTGCGTGTGAAAGGCGACACAACTCGTAAAGGAAGGGCACTCAGTCGGCAGGAAATCCGCCAGTTGCTGAAAGCCGCCAAAAGCCATCACGAGCCAGCTCGTCGATGCAGGGATGCAGCCATATTGCTTACCTTGTGTGGGGCTGGCCTCCGAGTCGGGGAGCAGGTCAAACTCCAACAGGATGATTATGTAGACGGTGTTTTAGTAGTCAGGCAGGGAAAAGGGCGTAAGTATCGCGAAATTCACGTGGCACCGGCTGTAGATAAAGCTTTGACCGCGTGGTTGGTAATGAGAGGGGAAGGGGATGCGTTATTTACGAAGATCTATCGTTCCGGTTTAGCAGCATCTACAGCACTGACAACCGCTGGGGTGACGGCAATCCTTGAGCAATTGCGTATCACCGCCAGCGTAGCTGAGTTCACGCCCCACGACCTGCGCAGGACGTTCATTACTCAATTGCTAGAGCAGGGGACTGACATTAACACTGTGCGCCAGTTAGCGGGTCATAGCGACATATCAACGACTGCTCGTTACGACCATCGTGACGATGAGGCGAAAGTCATGGCGGCTCAGCGGTTGAAGTGTTGGTAA